One Desulfovibrio aminophilus genomic region harbors:
- a CDS encoding zinc/iron-chelating domain-containing protein: MAETRSQAGDPGVCARCALQGPTCCRTESGREEFCFPLSEAEQARIREILPLAGGFALQDNTAAFVDGVCRLFPGEDAEVRALFPARKQHFRLALDERGACRFLGAQGCRLPREGRPYYCRLFPAWVTGGEIMVFDAPGCLVRRESRSVAGLLERLGMTRAEVFDLHGRLRLAWGLPPRRGLAPVPRGF; encoded by the coding sequence ATGGCGGAAACCCGAAGCCAGGCGGGCGACCCGGGCGTCTGCGCCCGCTGCGCCCTGCAAGGCCCCACCTGCTGCCGCACCGAGAGCGGCCGCGAGGAGTTCTGTTTTCCCCTGTCCGAGGCGGAGCAGGCCCGCATCCGCGAAATCCTGCCCCTGGCCGGAGGCTTCGCCCTGCAGGACAACACGGCGGCCTTCGTGGACGGGGTCTGCCGCCTGTTTCCCGGCGAGGACGCCGAGGTCCGGGCCCTGTTCCCGGCCCGCAAGCAACATTTCCGCCTGGCCCTGGACGAGCGGGGAGCCTGCCGGTTCCTCGGCGCCCAGGGCTGCCGCCTGCCCCGCGAGGGGCGGCCGTATTACTGCCGCCTGTTCCCGGCCTGGGTCACGGGCGGGGAGATCATGGTGTTCGACGCCCCGGGCTGCTTGGTCCGCCGGGAGTCCCGGAGCGTCGCCGGTCTTCTGGAACGGCTCGGCATGACCCGGGCCGAGGTCTTCGACCTGCACGGACGCCTGCGTCTGGCCTGGGGCCTGCCGCCCCGACGGGGCCTCGCGCCGGTTCCGCGCGGTTTCTGA
- a CDS encoding penicillin-binding protein 1A: protein MKFLRILLVLLVCGVLLSAAGLYLIVHWASRDLPGFQKITDYRPPLVTTVYSSDNHVLGYFYREKRFLARLDQMSPWLPKAFLAAEDSGFYQHEGVDITAILRAALINLKSGHIRQGGSTITQQIIKRLLLTSERSYERKLKEAILAYRLEHYLTKDEILTIYLNQIFLGSNAYGVEAAAREYFGKHVNELTLAECAILAGLPQAPSRYSPNRDPELAKNRQKYVLERMFEMGWINRAQFEEALAQPLVYKGMPDISWKVGPYYLEEVRRWLIDKFGEDMVYEGGLHVSTPCDLTHQAAADAALKQGLLEAAKRRGWDGPVQHLEQHQFQAFLGDTDYTPEDIWPGRWIKVLVTAVAPTQARVQFGRQQGIIPASSMGWCRTPNPRRAPEDVPKVTDATRVLKRGDVVWATFSEKPSPEKGVHLLDLERLPGPEGALVSIKPDTGEVVALSGGFSFELSQFNRATQALRQPGSAFKPLVYSTAIDNGFTAASIVLDAPIVFENVELGKIWKPENYEGIFYGPTLLRTALVKSRNLVTIRVAQKIGIRRIIERAKAMGLTADLPEDLSVALGSGSVSLLNLCQAYTPFARGGTTIKPVMVRRVLSAWGEELYRSEPEIKDAISPQTAFIMATLMKDVVQYGTGWRAKELGRPVAGKTGTSNDEHDAWFMAYTPYLLTGVWVGYDQLQPMGRLETGSRTASPIWVYYRKQVEDKFPYQDFEQPPGVVMVHVDAKNGLLAGPGTTEDLFLPFKEGTQPTEVSRGGGDVSSGGGASGSEEDLFKQVY, encoded by the coding sequence ATGAAGTTCTTGCGAATCCTGCTGGTTCTCCTGGTCTGCGGCGTGCTGCTCTCGGCCGCCGGGCTGTACCTGATCGTGCACTGGGCCTCCCGCGACCTGCCCGGGTTCCAGAAGATCACCGACTACCGGCCGCCCCTGGTGACCACGGTGTACTCCTCGGACAATCACGTCCTGGGCTACTTCTACCGCGAGAAGCGCTTCCTGGCCCGCCTGGACCAGATGAGCCCCTGGCTGCCCAAGGCCTTCCTGGCCGCCGAGGACTCCGGCTTCTACCAGCACGAGGGCGTGGACATCACGGCCATCCTGCGCGCCGCGCTCATCAACCTGAAGTCCGGGCACATCCGCCAGGGCGGCAGCACCATCACCCAGCAGATCATCAAGCGCCTGCTGCTGACCTCCGAGCGCAGCTACGAGCGCAAGCTCAAGGAAGCGATCCTGGCCTACCGCCTGGAACACTACCTGACCAAGGACGAAATCCTCACCATCTATCTGAACCAGATATTCCTCGGCTCCAACGCCTACGGCGTGGAGGCCGCCGCCCGCGAGTACTTCGGCAAGCACGTGAACGAGCTGACCCTGGCCGAGTGCGCCATTCTCGCCGGTCTGCCCCAGGCCCCCAGCCGCTACAGCCCCAACCGCGACCCCGAACTGGCCAAGAACCGCCAGAAGTACGTGCTCGAGCGCATGTTCGAGATGGGCTGGATCAACCGCGCGCAGTTCGAGGAGGCCCTGGCCCAGCCGCTGGTCTACAAGGGCATGCCGGACATCTCCTGGAAGGTGGGTCCGTACTACCTCGAAGAGGTGCGGCGCTGGCTCATCGACAAGTTCGGCGAGGACATGGTCTACGAGGGCGGCCTGCATGTCTCCACGCCCTGTGATCTGACCCACCAGGCGGCGGCCGACGCCGCGCTCAAGCAGGGCCTCCTGGAGGCCGCCAAGCGCCGGGGCTGGGACGGCCCGGTCCAGCACCTCGAACAGCACCAATTCCAGGCCTTCCTCGGCGACACGGACTACACCCCCGAGGACATCTGGCCCGGGCGTTGGATCAAGGTCCTGGTCACGGCGGTCGCGCCCACCCAGGCCCGGGTGCAGTTCGGCAGGCAGCAGGGGATCATCCCGGCGTCCAGCATGGGCTGGTGCCGCACGCCCAATCCCCGCCGCGCCCCGGAGGACGTGCCCAAGGTCACGGACGCCACCCGGGTGCTCAAGCGCGGCGACGTGGTCTGGGCCACGTTTTCGGAGAAACCCTCGCCGGAAAAGGGCGTGCACCTGCTCGACCTGGAGCGCCTGCCCGGTCCCGAGGGAGCGCTCGTCTCGATCAAGCCCGACACGGGCGAGGTGGTGGCCCTGTCCGGCGGCTTCAGCTTCGAGCTGAGCCAGTTCAACCGCGCCACCCAGGCCCTGCGCCAGCCCGGTTCGGCCTTCAAGCCCCTGGTTTATTCGACGGCCATCGACAACGGCTTCACCGCCGCCTCCATCGTTCTGGACGCGCCCATCGTGTTCGAGAACGTGGAGCTGGGCAAGATCTGGAAGCCCGAGAACTACGAGGGCATCTTCTACGGGCCCACGCTCCTGCGCACGGCCCTGGTCAAGTCCCGCAACCTGGTGACCATCCGCGTGGCCCAGAAGATCGGAATCCGCAGGATCATCGAGCGGGCCAAGGCCATGGGCCTGACCGCCGACCTGCCCGAGGACCTCTCGGTGGCCCTGGGCTCGGGCTCGGTGAGCCTGCTCAACCTCTGCCAGGCCTACACGCCCTTCGCCCGGGGCGGCACGACCATCAAGCCGGTCATGGTCCGCCGGGTGCTTTCGGCCTGGGGTGAGGAGTTGTACCGCTCCGAGCCCGAGATCAAGGACGCCATCAGCCCGCAGACCGCCTTCATCATGGCCACCCTGATGAAGGACGTGGTCCAGTACGGCACGGGCTGGCGCGCCAAGGAGCTCGGCCGACCCGTGGCGGGCAAGACCGGCACGAGCAACGACGAGCACGACGCCTGGTTCATGGCCTACACTCCCTATCTGCTCACCGGGGTCTGGGTCGGCTACGACCAACTTCAGCCCATGGGCCGCCTGGAGACCGGATCGCGTACGGCCAGCCCCATCTGGGTCTATTACCGCAAGCAGGTGGAGGACAAGTTCCCCTACCAGGACTTCGAGCAGCCCCCGGGCGTGGTCATGGTCCACGTGGACGCCAAGAACGGCCTCCTGGCCGGGCCCGGCACCACCGAGGACCTCTTCCTGCCCTTCAAGGAGGGCACGCAACCCACGGAGGTCTCGCGCGGCGGAGGCGACGTCTCCTCGGGCGGCGGGGCCTCGGGATCGGAAGAGGACTTGTTCAAGCAGGTCTACTGA
- a CDS encoding SIS domain-containing protein produces the protein MNSLAPERDWLALAREVLDIEVEGLAAARGQLGPGFLQALRRMAGCTGRVVVTGIGKSGLVGRKIAATLSSTGTPSYFLHPVEGAHGDMGMIRADDVILALSNSGETDELLNILPAFRALGAFIAAITGDPESSLGRLADAVIPVHVPREACPLGLAPTASTTATLAVGDALAVCLMEYKGFDTNDFRRVHPGGSLGRQLSLSVGSLMHSENLPLARLGEPLSRALETLNRGGLGLVAVLDGEGRVGGVLTDGDVRRMVCRGGFRPEDPVETYMTRNPRRVRVGDSAARALDIMEAHQILVLPVVGEDDRLAGLIHLHDLLGKGRFRFAPGPSGGSGD, from the coding sequence ATGAACAGCCTGGCCCCGGAACGCGACTGGCTGGCCCTGGCCCGCGAGGTCCTGGACATCGAGGTCGAGGGCCTGGCCGCGGCGCGCGGCCAGCTCGGCCCCGGGTTCCTCCAGGCCCTGCGGCGCATGGCGGGCTGCACCGGCCGGGTGGTGGTCACGGGCATCGGCAAGTCCGGCCTGGTAGGCCGCAAGATCGCGGCCACCCTGTCGAGCACCGGCACGCCGTCCTACTTCCTCCACCCCGTGGAGGGCGCGCACGGCGACATGGGCATGATCCGCGCCGATGACGTGATCCTGGCCCTGTCCAACAGCGGCGAGACCGACGAACTGCTGAACATCCTGCCCGCGTTTCGCGCCCTGGGCGCGTTCATCGCGGCCATCACCGGCGACCCGGAGTCCTCGCTGGGCCGTCTGGCCGACGCGGTCATCCCGGTGCACGTGCCGCGCGAGGCCTGCCCCCTGGGGCTGGCTCCCACGGCCAGCACCACCGCGACCCTGGCCGTGGGCGACGCCCTGGCGGTCTGCCTCATGGAGTACAAGGGCTTCGACACGAACGACTTCCGCCGTGTGCACCCGGGCGGCAGCCTGGGACGCCAGCTCTCGCTCTCCGTGGGCTCGCTCATGCACTCCGAGAACCTCCCCCTGGCCCGGCTCGGCGAGCCGCTGTCCCGGGCCCTGGAGACCCTCAACCGGGGCGGGCTCGGCCTGGTGGCCGTCCTGGACGGCGAGGGCCGCGTGGGCGGGGTGCTCACCGACGGCGACGTGCGCCGCATGGTCTGCCGGGGCGGCTTCCGGCCCGAGGATCCGGTGGAGACATACATGACCCGCAACCCCCGGCGCGTGCGCGTCGGCGACTCGGCGGCCCGCGCCCTGGACATCATGGAGGCGCACCAGATTCTCGTCCTGCCCGTGGTGGGCGAGGACGACCGGCTGGCCGGACTCATCCACCTCCACGACCTGCTGGGCAAGGGCCGTTTCCGCTTCGCCCCTGGTCCGTCCGGCGGTTCCGGCGACTGA
- the purF gene encoding amidophosphoribosyltransferase — translation MKKEYCGLFGVYGHPEAARMTYFGLYALQHRGQESAGIVSWDGSKLREQRGMGLVAEVFNERHLGKELKGEVAMGHIRYSTTGVSLLRNAQPFMVRFGDYRLAVGHNGNLVNTYELRKELEAQGSIFQTTMDTEVFVHLIAKNMNGSTLEDAVIKACQKIKGAYSLLIMANDKLIAVRDPNGFRPLALGRLGTSYCFASETCAFDLIEAEYLRSVEPGEMIVIQGNHMQSYRIAEPTRASQCIFELIYFARPDSLVFDEVVYERRKEMGKILAGEAPVDADYVMPFPDSGSYAALGYAQASGLPLEFAMIRNHYVGRTFIQPSQNMRDFGVRVKLNPVRSMIAGKRILIVEDSIVRGTTIRTRVKKLRELGAREIHMRVSCPTIKFPCFYGIDFSSKGELIAANTPVADIARFIGLDSLHYLSIEGLLSSVKSRDSYCLACFNGDYPVALPDHLGKMCLEDQAAPGIIKQFC, via the coding sequence ATGAAGAAGGAATACTGCGGCCTCTTCGGCGTCTACGGCCATCCCGAGGCCGCGCGCATGACCTATTTCGGCCTCTATGCCCTCCAGCACCGGGGGCAGGAGTCCGCGGGCATCGTCTCCTGGGACGGGAGCAAGCTCCGCGAGCAGCGGGGCATGGGCCTGGTGGCCGAGGTCTTCAACGAGCGGCACCTGGGCAAGGAGCTCAAGGGCGAAGTGGCCATGGGCCACATCCGCTACTCCACCACGGGCGTCTCCCTGCTGCGCAACGCCCAGCCCTTCATGGTCCGCTTCGGCGACTACCGCCTGGCCGTGGGCCACAACGGCAACCTGGTGAACACCTACGAGCTGCGCAAGGAGCTGGAGGCCCAGGGGTCCATCTTCCAGACCACCATGGACACCGAGGTCTTCGTCCACCTCATCGCCAAGAACATGAACGGCTCCACCCTGGAGGACGCCGTCATCAAGGCCTGCCAGAAGATCAAGGGCGCCTACTCGCTGCTCATCATGGCCAACGACAAGCTCATCGCGGTGCGCGACCCGAACGGCTTCCGGCCCCTGGCCCTGGGCCGTCTCGGCACGAGTTACTGCTTCGCCTCCGAGACCTGCGCCTTCGACCTCATCGAGGCCGAATACCTGCGGTCCGTGGAGCCCGGCGAGATGATCGTCATCCAGGGCAACCACATGCAGAGCTACCGCATCGCCGAGCCCACGCGCGCGAGCCAGTGCATCTTCGAGCTCATCTACTTCGCCCGGCCCGACTCCCTGGTCTTCGACGAGGTGGTCTACGAGCGGCGCAAGGAGATGGGCAAGATCCTGGCCGGGGAGGCCCCGGTGGACGCGGACTACGTCATGCCCTTCCCGGACTCCGGCTCCTACGCCGCCCTGGGATACGCCCAGGCCTCCGGCCTGCCCCTGGAGTTCGCCATGATCCGCAACCACTACGTGGGCCGCACCTTCATCCAGCCGTCCCAGAACATGCGCGACTTCGGCGTGCGGGTGAAGCTCAACCCCGTGCGGAGCATGATCGCGGGCAAGCGCATCCTCATCGTCGAGGACTCCATCGTGCGCGGCACGACCATCCGCACCCGCGTGAAGAAGCTGCGCGAGCTGGGCGCGCGGGAGATCCACATGCGGGTCTCCTGCCCGACCATCAAGTTCCCCTGCTTCTACGGCATCGACTTCTCCTCCAAGGGCGAGCTCATCGCGGCCAACACGCCGGTGGCCGACATCGCCCGTTTCATCGGCCTGGACTCCCTGCACTACCTTTCCATCGAGGGCCTGCTTTCCTCGGTGAAGAGCAGGGATTCCTACTGTCTGGCCTGCTTCAACGGGGATTACCCCGTGGCCCTGCCGGACCACCTCGGCAAGATGTGTCTGGAGGATCAGGCCGCTCCCGGCATCATCAAGCAGTTCTGCTAG
- the carB gene encoding carbamoyl-phosphate synthase large subunit, which translates to MPKRTDLKKIMLIGSGPIVIGQACEFDYSGTQALKALKEEGYEVVLVNSNPATIMTDPELADRTYIEPIEPETVAKIIEKERPDAILPTLGGQTGLNTAVALAESGVLDLFGVELIGASLPVIKKAESRELFRQAMENIGLKVPQSGIARSMDEVRLWGQKLPFPIIIRPAFTLAGTGGGVAYNMEDLESIAAQGLAASMKHEVMLEESVLGWKEFELEVMRDKKDNCVIICSIENLDPMGVHTGDSITVAPSQTLTDQEYQRMRDASLAIMREIGVETGGSNVQFALNPANGDMVVIEMNPRVSRSSALASKATGFPIAKIAAKLAVGYTLDEIPNDITRETMASFEPAIDYCVIKIPRFTFEKFPGSEDYLTTAMKSVGETMAIGRTFKEAMQKGLRSLEIGVPGLGKNFEPNGLDKAGIMASLRKPNSKRLFAVRHAMLAGLSEEEIFKATAIDPWFLRQIRDVLDFEAELKRFGCSGCVDPADAELRNLLRKAKEYGYSDRQLATLWKKGEDEIRALRKSLDIVPTYYLVDTCAAEFEAYTPYYYSTYESGREVAPCEGRKVVILGGGPNRIGQGIEFDYCCCHSSFALREMGIKSIMVNSNPETVSTDYDTSDRLYFEPLTYEDVLNIIDFEQPDGVIVQFGGQTPLNLAVPLLRAGVKILGTSPDSIDRAEDRERFKQLLQKLELKQPRNATVQSLDEGKLAAAEIGFPLVVRPSYVLGGRGMEIVYSMDEFEEFFKQVSVISPEHPILLDKFLENAIEVDVDALSDGADTYVGGVMEHIEEAGIHSGDSACVLPPHTIPAHLVAEIERQTEALARELNVVGLMNIQFAIKDGEIYILEVNPRASRTSPFVSKATGVPLAKLATRVMLGEKIKDLDPWGMRKSGYVSVKESVFPFNRFPGVDVLLGPEMRSTGEVMGIDKSVGLAFMKAQLASGQRLPEEGTVFISVNDRDKTAIVPVAKAFKDLGFKIMATAGTGTHLNEHGVETETIFKVFEGRPNVVDHIKNKAINLLINTPSGKRTVHDSKKLRQAALLYGVPYTTTVTGARAMAQALGEVRGSGLKVRCLQDHYGLKRG; encoded by the coding sequence ATGCCTAAGCGTACGGACCTGAAGAAGATCATGCTCATCGGCTCGGGCCCCATCGTCATCGGCCAGGCCTGCGAGTTCGACTACTCCGGCACCCAGGCCCTGAAGGCCCTGAAGGAAGAGGGCTACGAGGTCGTCCTCGTCAACTCCAATCCGGCCACCATCATGACCGACCCGGAGCTGGCCGACCGCACGTACATCGAGCCCATCGAACCCGAGACCGTGGCCAAGATCATCGAGAAGGAGCGGCCCGACGCCATCCTGCCCACCCTGGGCGGCCAGACCGGCCTGAACACGGCCGTGGCCCTGGCCGAATCCGGGGTCCTGGACCTCTTCGGCGTGGAGCTCATCGGAGCCTCCCTGCCGGTGATCAAGAAGGCCGAGAGCCGCGAGCTGTTCCGCCAGGCCATGGAGAACATTGGGCTCAAGGTGCCGCAGAGCGGCATCGCCCGGAGCATGGACGAGGTCCGCCTCTGGGGCCAGAAGCTGCCCTTCCCGATCATCATCCGTCCGGCCTTCACCCTGGCCGGAACCGGCGGCGGCGTGGCCTACAACATGGAGGACCTGGAGTCCATCGCGGCCCAGGGCCTGGCCGCCTCCATGAAGCACGAGGTCATGCTCGAGGAGTCCGTGCTCGGCTGGAAGGAGTTCGAGCTGGAGGTGATGCGCGACAAGAAGGACAACTGCGTCATCATCTGCTCCATCGAGAACCTCGACCCCATGGGCGTGCACACCGGCGACTCCATCACGGTGGCCCCGTCCCAGACCCTCACGGACCAGGAATACCAGCGCATGCGCGACGCCTCCCTGGCGATCATGCGCGAGATCGGCGTGGAGACCGGCGGCTCCAACGTGCAGTTCGCCCTCAACCCGGCCAACGGCGACATGGTGGTCATCGAGATGAACCCGCGCGTGTCGCGGTCCTCGGCCCTGGCCTCCAAGGCCACCGGCTTCCCCATCGCCAAGATCGCGGCCAAGCTGGCCGTGGGCTACACCCTGGACGAGATTCCCAACGACATCACCCGCGAGACCATGGCCTCCTTCGAGCCCGCCATCGACTACTGCGTGATCAAGATTCCCCGCTTCACCTTCGAGAAGTTCCCGGGCTCCGAGGACTACCTGACCACGGCCATGAAGAGCGTGGGCGAAACCATGGCCATCGGCCGGACCTTCAAGGAGGCCATGCAGAAGGGCCTCCGCTCCCTGGAGATCGGCGTGCCGGGCCTGGGCAAGAATTTCGAACCCAACGGCCTGGACAAGGCCGGGATCATGGCCAGCCTGCGCAAGCCCAATTCCAAGCGGCTCTTCGCCGTGCGCCACGCCATGCTGGCCGGGCTCTCGGAGGAGGAGATCTTCAAGGCCACCGCCATCGACCCCTGGTTCCTGCGCCAGATCCGGGACGTGCTCGACTTCGAGGCCGAGCTGAAGCGCTTCGGCTGCTCCGGCTGCGTGGACCCGGCCGACGCCGAGCTGCGCAACCTGCTGCGCAAGGCCAAGGAGTACGGCTACTCCGACCGCCAGCTGGCCACGCTCTGGAAGAAGGGCGAGGACGAAATCCGCGCCCTGCGCAAGTCCCTGGACATCGTGCCGACCTACTACCTGGTGGACACCTGCGCCGCGGAGTTCGAGGCCTACACGCCGTACTACTACTCCACCTATGAGTCCGGCCGCGAGGTCGCGCCCTGCGAGGGCAGGAAGGTGGTCATCCTCGGCGGCGGTCCCAACCGCATCGGCCAGGGCATCGAATTCGACTACTGCTGCTGCCACTCCTCCTTCGCCCTGCGCGAGATGGGCATCAAGTCCATCATGGTCAACTCCAACCCGGAGACCGTGAGCACGGACTACGACACCTCGGACCGGCTCTACTTCGAGCCCCTGACCTACGAGGACGTGCTGAACATCATCGACTTCGAGCAGCCCGACGGGGTCATCGTCCAGTTCGGCGGCCAGACCCCGCTCAACCTGGCCGTGCCGCTGCTCAGGGCCGGGGTGAAGATTCTCGGCACCTCGCCGGACAGCATCGACCGGGCCGAGGACCGCGAGCGTTTCAAGCAGCTCCTGCAGAAGCTCGAACTCAAGCAGCCGCGCAACGCCACGGTGCAGTCCCTGGACGAGGGCAAGCTCGCGGCGGCCGAGATCGGTTTTCCCCTGGTGGTCCGCCCGTCCTACGTGCTCGGCGGCCGGGGCATGGAGATCGTCTACTCCATGGACGAGTTCGAGGAGTTCTTCAAGCAGGTGTCGGTGATCTCGCCCGAGCATCCCATCCTCCTGGACAAGTTCCTGGAAAACGCCATCGAGGTGGACGTGGACGCCCTGTCCGACGGCGCGGACACCTACGTGGGCGGGGTCATGGAGCACATCGAGGAGGCCGGCATCCACTCCGGCGACTCGGCCTGCGTCCTGCCGCCGCACACCATCCCGGCCCATCTGGTGGCCGAGATCGAGCGCCAGACCGAGGCCCTGGCCCGCGAGCTGAACGTGGTCGGCCTGATGAACATCCAGTTCGCCATCAAGGACGGCGAGATCTACATCCTGGAGGTCAACCCCCGGGCCTCGCGGACCTCGCCCTTCGTCTCCAAGGCCACGGGCGTGCCCCTGGCCAAGCTGGCCACCCGGGTCATGCTCGGGGAGAAGATCAAGGACCTGGACCCCTGGGGCATGCGCAAGTCGGGCTACGTCTCGGTCAAGGAGTCGGTCTTCCCCTTCAACCGCTTCCCCGGGGTGGACGTGCTCCTGGGCCCCGAGATGCGCTCCACCGGCGAGGTCATGGGCATCGACAAGAGCGTGGGCCTGGCCTTCATGAAGGCCCAGCTGGCCTCGGGACAGCGCCTGCCCGAGGAGGGGACCGTGTTCATCTCGGTGAACGACCGGGACAAGACGGCCATCGTGCCCGTGGCCAAGGCCTTCAAGGATCTGGGCTTCAAGATCATGGCCACGGCCGGTACCGGCACCCATCTCAACGAGCACGGCGTGGAGACCGAGACCATCTTCAAGGTCTTCGAGGGCCGTCCCAACGTGGTGGACCACATCAAGAACAAGGCCATCAACCTGTTGATCAACACGCCCTCGGGCAAGCGCACGGTGCACGACTCCAAGAAGCTGCGCCAGGCCGCGCTGCTCTACGGCGTGCCTTACACCACCACCGTCACCGGAGCCCGGGCCATGGCCCAGGCCCTCGGCGAGGTGCGCGGCAGCGGCCTCAAGGTGCGCTGCCTGCAGGACCATTACGGACTGAAACGGGGCTGA
- a CDS encoding PhzF family phenazine biosynthesis protein, translated as MELELFQVDAFADRVFSGNPAAVVPLRKWLPDATLQAVASENNLAETAFYVKKGEYYELRWFTPETEVDLCGHATLATAHVLFEHKKYPDACIVFETQSGRLFVEREGGLLSMDFPAWEPKPFPVPERVVRGLGAKPREMWATRDYLAVFDSEEEVRALKPDMGLLAELETICVICTAPGRDYDFISRSFAPGVGIPEDPVTGSSHCTLAPYWSRRLGRKTLTAFQASARGGEIFCEDMGDRVKIAGHAVCYLKGAIHLPD; from the coding sequence ATGGAACTCGAGCTCTTCCAGGTGGACGCCTTCGCCGACCGGGTCTTCAGCGGCAACCCGGCGGCCGTGGTGCCGCTGAGGAAGTGGCTTCCCGACGCCACGCTCCAGGCCGTCGCCTCGGAGAACAACCTCGCCGAGACGGCCTTCTATGTGAAGAAGGGAGAGTACTACGAGCTGCGCTGGTTCACCCCCGAGACCGAGGTGGATCTCTGCGGCCACGCCACCCTGGCCACCGCGCACGTGCTTTTTGAGCACAAGAAGTATCCCGACGCCTGCATCGTCTTCGAGACCCAGAGCGGGCGGCTGTTCGTGGAACGCGAGGGCGGGCTGCTCTCCATGGACTTCCCGGCCTGGGAGCCGAAGCCTTTCCCCGTGCCCGAGCGGGTGGTCCGCGGCCTGGGGGCCAAGCCCCGGGAGATGTGGGCCACGCGCGACTACCTGGCCGTGTTCGACTCCGAGGAGGAGGTCCGGGCGCTCAAGCCGGACATGGGCCTGCTGGCCGAGTTGGAGACCATCTGCGTCATCTGCACCGCGCCGGGCCGCGACTACGACTTCATCTCCCGTTCCTTCGCCCCGGGCGTGGGCATCCCCGAGGACCCGGTCACGGGTTCCTCGCACTGCACCCTGGCCCCGTACTGGTCCCGCAGGCTGGGCAGGAAGACGCTCACCGCGTTCCAGGCCTCGGCCCGGGGTGGCGAGATCTTCTGCGAGGACATGGGCGACCGGGTCAAGATCGCGGGCCACGCGGTCTGCTACCTGAAGGGCGCGATCCACCTGCCGGATTGA